Genomic window (Longimicrobiales bacterium):
AGTCACCAGTGTGCGGCACGCCGTTCTCGTCGAGGCAGGGGGTCGCCTCGAACAGGTGACCGACCGACTGGAAGACGAAGTCACCCGTGATCTGGTCTGTCACCTCGAAACGGTTCACGTGGCAGCCCGCGCACAGCTGCGGGTTCGTGGCCGAGCCGTGTGTGGCCGCGATGCGTGCCGTGTCTCCCTCCGCCCCCTTGAACTGCATGTTCGGAGGCCACCAGCCGCCGTAGCCCAGCAGTACCGGACCTTCCGGCGAATGCGGGCCGCGAGACTGAGATGCCAGGTCCGGCGTGCCACGCTTGTGGTGGCACTTCATGCACAGGTTCTCCTCCTCGTTGTCTACACTGACCGAGTAGCGGAGCTGGCCCTCGTTGGATGCATCGTGCGGGTCGTGACACACGCCGCACGTGATGGCCAGGTGATCACCCGCTTCCGCATCCTCCTTTTCGAGGAAGTCCGTCCGGATACCCCACGCCTTGAGCGCGCCCTGGCCCGTATGACAGCTCTGGCATTCCACCCTGTCGACTGCGTGATCTGTCAGACGCGCATGACCCGACTGCTCCCACTCCTCCACGAACGGATGGTGCGAGCCCTGGTGGCACTCGCCGCAGCCGATCGTCATGTCCAGCCCGACCGCAAGCGGTGCCAGCGGGATGTTCGTATCACCCGGGTTCTGGATGTGCGCGAGCCCCGGTCCGTGGCAGCTCTCGCACTGCACATTGTGGTAGCGTGTGTCGTCCGTGGTGCTCCAGCCGCCTGCTTCAACAGCAACGTTGCCCAGCTCGTTGACCGTATGGCAGCCCTCGCACATCGCCTGCGCATGACCACTCGCCTGCAGCGTCGCCCACGCATCCGCGTGCGCCGTCTGCTCCCACTCGCCCTGGAAGCCTACGTGGCAGTTTCCGCAGACCGTGAGATTCGCTTCCTCGTCGCTCAGCCCGACGAAGTTTCCGTGGCTCGC
Coding sequences:
- a CDS encoding multiheme c-type cytochrome; the encoded protein is MKRHGRRGLAAAILGIVALSAAGCVDERIVYRDRDVVGELPASHGNFVGLSDEEANLTVCGNCHVGFQGEWEQTAHADAWATLQASGHAQAMCEGCHTVNELGNVAVEAGGWSTTDDTRYHNVQCESCHGPGLAHIQNPGDTNIPLAPLAVGLDMTIGCGECHQGSHHPFVEEWEQSGHARLTDHAVDRVECQSCHTGQGALKAWGIRTDFLEKEDAEAGDHLAITCGVCHDPHDASNEGQLRYSVSVDNEEENLCMKCHHKRGTPDLASQSRGPHSPEGPVLLGYGGWWPPNMQFKGAEGDTARIAATHGSATNPQLCAGCHVNRFEVTDQITGDFVFQSVGHLFEATPCLDENGVPHTGDCASTERTYETCTGAGCHGSAAIARTLQGVAKDRLDLLAEQLDALIAQIPATEFNANDGRYSTAEGARFNYQLHTDFGGNAVHNPFLMEALLIASIRQVRTDYGLAASAALSLERQLGVH